One Verrucomicrobiia bacterium genomic window, AGCAAAAATTCCATGTAATCCACCGGCGCGACATTCGGCAAATCCTGCTTGTTATATTGCAGCACGTAAGGAATGTCCGCGAGGTTCAGCTTGAGCGTGCGCAAATTTTCCTCGAGATTGGAAAAACTCTCCACGTTCTCGGCCATCTTTTCGTACTGCGAATCCGCCACGAACACGATGCCATCCACGCCGCGCAAAACGAGCTGCCGCGTGGTGTTGTAAATCACCTGGCCGGGGACCGTGTAAAGCTGGAACTTCGTTTTAAATCCCTTGATGGACATCGCCTCGATCGGAAGAAAATCGAAAAACAGCGTGCGGTCTGAACTCGTCGCGAGCGAGACCAGTTTGCCTTTGTTGCCCGCGGCGGTTTGCACGTGGTCATGGACCTGCACGAGATTCGTCGTCTTGCCACCCATGGCCGGACCGTAATACACGATCTTGACCTGGAGTTCCTTGGTTGCCTGATTGATTATGGCCATAAAAATTATTTTGCCTTGCGGTCGAGTTCCGCGGCTATGCCCGCCAGCGCGGCGGTCGGCAGCGCCTCACCCGGGCGTCCGAATGCCGCAAAGTAAATCGCGCCCACCTTGAAAATTTTCCACGGAATCGCGCCCACGGTGAAATTCAAATTGTTCAAATCGCCCAGGCGCAGTTCCTTCGTGCATTGCGTCACGCGGCTGAAGATCTGCGGCAGAAACGCCGCCACCGTGTCCGCATTCATGCTGCTCGGGATCTGGCTCGCCACGAGCAACCCATCCGGCAGTGCGATCAACGCGCCATCCACACCATCCAGCGCGGCCGCCTTGCTCACGATTTCATTCGGCGTCGCGTAACGCACCAAAAATGCCGTGCCCGGCGAAGGGCCTTTTTTCACCACCGGCGCTGGTTCTTCGGGTTGTCCCTCAGCCACTTTGCGGCCGTAATAATTCGTATCCGACGTTTTGATCGTGGGTGCGACCGGAGTCGGAGCCGGACTGGCTGACACGACGCTCGGCATGGCCGGCACGGGTTCACCGGCGGCGCGATTGGAAAAGAGATCGGGAATATTCGTGTCAATCGCCACTTTCTTTTGCGCCTTGCTGCCTTTTAATTCAGCCAGGAAAAGCGGCGCGACAATCTTCAGCGGCAATTCAACCACCACCGCGTCATTCGGCGAACTCGAAGCGATGACCGGCGGCTTGATCCACGAACGGAAAATCCGCCACGGCAGCGCAATCCGTCCCTGCTTCATCGCAAGTTCGATGACGCCAAAAGGCAGCAACGCCGTCGAGTGAACGACATTCAGCGCGGCCATTTCCTGCTGCACTGCGTCGGGCCATGCGGCGGAAATATCCGAAATTAAAACCGTGAGAAAACGCGTCTCAGCGGGGGTGGCCGGCGCGGCCACCGGAGCGGGCGGCGGCGGTGTAAAGCGAATCGGCTCTGGCTCGGGTTCCGGCTCGGGAGCGATGGGCGTGATCGGCGCAACCGGAGCCGCCGCGCGCGGCGGTTCAGGCATCGCGATCGGCGAAGGTGGAACCATCGGCGCAACCGGCGCAGGTGCTGGCGTCGGCGCAATCGGACTATAAACCGGGCGCAACGCCGCTGGCGGTGCGATGGGCGCGGGAGCGGGAGTCGGTGCCGCAGGGGCCAACGGCTGAGCCGCAGGCTTGCGGAAAAATTGTGGTTCGGTGTCCGACTTGGTCGCGGGAGCAATCGGCGAAATCGGCGCGGCCATTGGCTGGGGCGCGGACTTGCGGAAAAACTGCGGTTCCGTGTCTGACTTGCCCGAAGGCGTCACGGGCGCGGCTACGGATTGCGGTGCGGACTTGCGGAAAAATTGTTGTTCGACTTCCGGCAGCGGGGCGGCCAGCGGCGACATCGGGCGCGCCGACACGGGCGATGGCGCGGATGGAAATGGCATTGGCCGTGGCGCGGGCGCAGGCGCAACCGGAGGCGCTGAGTAAGCGGGCGGCGCGTAAGCCGGTGCGGGAGCGGGCGACGGAGCAACCGGCGTCTGCGTAGGCACTGAAGCTCCGACCGCTTGCGCGCCGGAACCTGGCTTCATCGTCGAAGTCGAAAAAGTGATGTTCGCATGGCCGCCACCGAACGGGCCGGTGACTTCCGGCGGAATGGAAACTTGTTTTTGCGACGGGCGGCGCGAAAGCAATCCCGGCGTCAACCGCGCCAGAATTTCCTGCAAAGGAATCTCCACCGGACTGCGGTCGCGATCAGTGTCGTTGGTAAAAGTTCCAGCGGGAGAAAGCTGGCGCAATTCTCCGAAAGAAATTTTCACCGCACCCTGCGAAATTTGCGAAAGGATTTTTTGCGTCGGCACCGAAACGAAAGCATCACCCACGTCCGACTGGCGAACCATTTGCATCAACTCGGGCGAAAACTTGGCGACGATGGCGCGCAACGGAACTGGGAACGCGACTGGAGCATTCGCAGGAACAGCAACGGGCCGCGGTGCGGCGGGCGCTTCGGGACGGGTCGCGGGACGTGACTGAGCCGCGCGCGCGGTGGCTAATGCCGGGGCCGATGCAGGCGCGCGCAGTTGGCTCGAAGAGTCAACTGCACTATCAGCACGCTTGCCAAATATCTTTTTAAATGTGCTGAACATTTGACCTGAGTGTATTTTTGACAGTGCCGTAATGCTTCGTCGACATAAAAAAATGGCCGGCTAGGCCGCCCGCAGGTTCGTCCTGAGCCAGTCGGGCCAATACGAACGCGGTTTTTTCCAGAGTAAACATCATGTGCCCCAATCATCATTCTGACCCGGGCAACGAACAGTAGGCAGGATTTATGCCATTGGAAGCTTCCTACAGTTCGCGCAAGTTTCGTCGCTGACGCTTGAAACTGAAAACTTGAAACTTCACCGCGCACATCCCCCACCCTGCGCGTAAAAATAAACCCAAAGAAACAATCTCTTCCAGCCTCTTTCCCCATTCCTTCCCGTGTCCCATGACTGGACTGGGTGTCTTGTAATCCTCGTCCAAATCCACTTTTCCCGGCGTTCTGTCCCGGGATGCACGCTGCAGCCGCGCAGCCGCAGCCTAAATCAAAAAAAATGAACCTTGGCACGAATCAGGAACGCTAACTGCTAAATGTACCGCCGAACAACGGACTCACGATTTGTCCGTCCCGGCATATTGCCGATTTGAAAAACGAATTTTTTGCACGACCGACGCCATTATGCGACCAAGAATCCTCCTATTGGATGATGATAAGGATTTGCTGGAGTTGTATCGCGAGATCCTCTCCCAGTTGCCGAGCCGTCCGGAGATTTTCACCTCCTCGACCGGCGCGCGCGCCATAGCCATGCTCGCCGCCGAGTCGTTCACGCTCCTGGTCACGGATTTGAACATGCCCAAGATGGACGGCCTCCAGGTCCTTTCCATCGTCCGCAAAAAATTTCCCGACCTGCGCACCGTCGTCCTCACTTCCGTCGTTGACGAACAATTCCGCTCGCGCGTTTATAGTCTCGGCGTGGATTTGTTCTGGCAAAAGCCCGGCTCCGGCGAGGAGATCAAACATTTTCTCGATTGCCTCGAATCCCTGATCGGCCGCGAATCCCAAAGCGGCTTCCGCGGCGTCCACAGCAAAAGCCTCGTGGACATCATCCAACTGGAATGTCTCTCCCAAAACTCCACCGTCCTCAAAATCACCAACGGCCCGCTCGTCGGTCGCATCTGGGTGCAGGGCGGCGAAGTGACCGATGCCGTCACCGATGACCTTGGCGGCGAACAAGCGTTTCATCGCATCCTCTCGTGGAGAGCGGGAAACTTCGAAGCCCTCCCCGCCGAGCCGAATCATCCCCGCACGATTTACAGTCCCTATCAAGGTTTGCTCCTCGAGACCGCGCAGGCGCATGACGAAAATCATGCCCAGCATCATCTCGAAGCCGCGCCTTCGCAAGCCGAACCCGGCCCGCTCGGCCAGATGTCCCGCGTCCCCGGCGTGGAATTCGTTCTCGTGCTCAAGCCCGGCGGCGAACCCGCCTTTGAATCTCGCGGCCTCGAGAATCCGCAACCCGTCGCCGATTGGAGCCGCGACACCCTCGAACAATTTCGCGCGCTCGGCGAACGCCTTCAGGCCGGCCCGCTCCAGCAGTTGGAAGGCCTCGGCCCGCAAGGCCACGTCGCCCTCGCGCATCACCACGACACGGATTTCTGCGTCGGCTGGAACCAGGACCTCACTTCCGGCCAAATCCAGGAATCAATGAAAAAAACTCTCGCACTATGGGTATCCTGAACTTTTTCGGCAAACCCGCCGCCGCGCTCCTGCCGCTCCCGCGCGGCAGCTTCACCGTGGACCGCGAAGGCCGCGTGCTCGCCTCCACCCTGCCCCAGGCTTTCCCATCCGAATACGCCGAGGACATCGCCCAGGAAGTGTTGAAAGTTTTTCAGACCGCGCAAACCGCGCGCATCACCCTGCGCGAAGTCATCATCCGCTACTCCAATCTGAAACTGACCGCCCGCGAGTTGCGTGGCGGCGCCATCATCTTTCTCGTGCCGCAAACCAGCCTGTCCAGCTAACCCTTCACGCCTATGCAACAAAAACAAATGCACCAGCTCATTCAGCAGTTGGAGAACTACACCGAGTGCTGGAAGCAATTCAACCATTTCGTCAACATCGCGCGCGCCAAGAATTTCGGCCCCGAGGAGGAAGGCCAATTCCTCGAAGTCAAGACCGTCATCGTGCAGCAACTCGAGTTGATCCTCTCGGTCATCGAGTCCGGCACGCCGACCAAGGAGGAAGTCCTCGCCCTCGTCGGCGCCGCGCCCTCGCTCCGCTACCTTGGCGAACTCAACGACAGCGCCCTGCGCAATCTCGAGAGCCAATGGCACAAGCTCTACATCAACTGGCACTCCGTCCTCGGCCAGTTAAAAGTCCAGCAACGCGCCCTCGAATCCCGCTCCATGCTCGGCGCGCTCTTCGAAAAGAAAAAATAGCCTTCGCTCTTTTCGTTCCATTTCACAAAACCACCCGGCAATAAATTGCCGGGTTTTTTTTTGCCAAACCATCGCCCGGCGGCGGCGCATTATTTTTCTCACCGCTATTGTAACTGGGGCGCAGACCGGCGATAAAGGGGCTGTGATCACCGGCTGCATCAAGGAACCGAAAGCTGATCGTTATAATCCAGAAAGCCATGAAGAAAATTTTATTGGTTGATGACGAACAAATGTTGCTGGACGCCCTCCGGCTGTCGTTGCGCAAACAATTTCCGATCGAAACCGCCTGCGGCCCCATTGCCGGGCTCGCGGCCTTAAAAAATTGGCAGGATTTTTCCGTCGTGGTCAGTGACATGCGGATGCCCGAAATGACCGGCGTCGAATTTCTTGCCAAGGTCAAGGAATTCGCCCCCGACGTCGTGCGCATTATGCTCACCGCCAATATTGACCAGGGAACCGCCATCCAGGCCGTCAATGAAGGCAATGTTTTCCGTTTCCTTAATAAACCCTGCACCGTCGAGGAATTAACCGCGGCGATCAACGCCGGGATTCGCCAATATCAGTTGATCACGGCTGAACACGATTTGCTCGAAAATACTCTCCGTGGCAGCGTAAAAATCCTGACGGAAATTCTCGCCTTGGCGGATTCCACCGCCTTTGGCCATGCGGAAAAGGTTCGCGACGAAGTGCGCGGACTTTGCGCCGCGCTGAAAATCGAGAATTCGTGGGAACTGGAAGTGGCGGCTTTGCTTTCGCACATCGGTTTCATGACCATCCCGGCGGAAACCATTCTGAAGTTTCGCTCCGGCAAAACCCTTACTGCCCCCGAGACCGAATTGTTCCGGCAAATCCCGGCGATGAGCGGACGCCTGCTTTCGCAAATATCCCGGCTCGAAGGGGTCTCGAAAATCCTGACCTATCAAGGCAAACATTTTGATGGCACGGGTGAACCTGCCGATTCCGTGCGCGGAACGGCCCTGCCGCAGGGCGCGCGAATGCTCAAATTCCTCTACGATCTGGTCGAACTCGAAACCGAGGGAACCAGCCGTTCCGCCGCCCTCGCTCTCATGCGCACCCGCGCCGGCTGGTACGATCCCGCCATTCTTGCCGCCTACGATTTGCCGGAAGGCCAAAGACCCGGCGCACAAAGCGCTCCGTCAAAACCCGCATTAGAGATTGATTTTTCACAGTTGCGGGTGGGCCATGTTCTGTGCGCGGATGTGCTGACCAAAGACGGAACCTTGATCGTTATTTCCGGCAATCGGATCACGCCGACGTTGATGGAGCGCCTCCGAAACTTCAATGGCCTGTCCGGCATCAGTGAACCCATTCTTATCGAAGGCTGATCCGCCTCCAACCCAAACTCATCAAAAACTATTTCGCTGGCTTCACTCGCGGACTGCGGCGCAAGCCATTCTGGAAAAGCAAACTCCAAACCATCCAAAGCGCTTCCCGCACGATCTTGCTCGACATCTTCGACGTGCCGTGAAAGCGGTCGGTGAAAATGATCGGGACTTCCTCCACGCGCATTCCCTGGCGCCAGATCTTGTGTGTCAATTCAATCTGGAAACTGTAACCGTTTGATTTGATGGCGTTGATGTCAATGGATTCCAGCGCGCCGCGGCGAAAACATTTGAACCCGCCCGTCGGATCGGTGAACGGCATGCCCGTGATCAGCTTCACATATTCCGCCGCCGTGGTGCTCAGCATAAGCCGGCGCAACGGCCAGTTGATGACGCGGATGCCGTTTTTGTAACGCGAGCCGAGCACCAGGTCGGCGGTCTGCGCGGCTTCGAGAAATTTCGGGATGTCGTCGGGATTGTGGGAAAAATCACCATCCATCTCCATGATGAGGTCGTAACCGTGTTCGAGCGCCCAGGTAAAACCGGCGCAATACGCGCGGCCAAGGCCATTTTTTTGCGCGCGATGCAGCACATGG contains:
- a CDS encoding ADP-ribosylation factor-like protein, translated to MAIINQATKELQVKIVYYGPAMGGKTTNLVQVHDHVQTAAGNKGKLVSLATSSDRTLFFDFLPIEAMSIKGFKTKFQLYTVPGQVIYNTTRQLVLRGVDGIVFVADSQYEKMAENVESFSNLEENLRTLKLNLADIPYVLQYNKQDLPNVAPVDYMEFLLNNRDVQVPSFPSVAHKCEGVFESLNMITRMLLNKFISQGANQPA
- a CDS encoding roadblock/LC7 domain-containing protein, which gives rise to MFSTFKKIFGKRADSAVDSSSQLRAPASAPALATARAAQSRPATRPEAPAAPRPVAVPANAPVAFPVPLRAIVAKFSPELMQMVRQSDVGDAFVSVPTQKILSQISQGAVKISFGELRQLSPAGTFTNDTDRDRSPVEIPLQEILARLTPGLLSRRPSQKQVSIPPEVTGPFGGGHANITFSTSTMKPGSGAQAVGASVPTQTPVAPSPAPAPAYAPPAYSAPPVAPAPAPRPMPFPSAPSPVSARPMSPLAAPLPEVEQQFFRKSAPQSVAAPVTPSGKSDTEPQFFRKSAPQPMAAPISPIAPATKSDTEPQFFRKPAAQPLAPAAPTPAPAPIAPPAALRPVYSPIAPTPAPAPVAPMVPPSPIAMPEPPRAAAPVAPITPIAPEPEPEPEPIRFTPPPPAPVAAPATPAETRFLTVLISDISAAWPDAVQQEMAALNVVHSTALLPFGVIELAMKQGRIALPWRIFRSWIKPPVIASSSPNDAVVVELPLKIVAPLFLAELKGSKAQKKVAIDTNIPDLFSNRAAGEPVPAMPSVVSASPAPTPVAPTIKTSDTNYYGRKVAEGQPEEPAPVVKKGPSPGTAFLVRYATPNEIVSKAAALDGVDGALIALPDGLLVASQIPSSMNADTVAAFLPQIFSRVTQCTKELRLGDLNNLNFTVGAIPWKIFKVGAIYFAAFGRPGEALPTAALAGIAAELDRKAK
- a CDS encoding response regulator, which translates into the protein MRPRILLLDDDKDLLELYREILSQLPSRPEIFTSSTGARAIAMLAAESFTLLVTDLNMPKMDGLQVLSIVRKKFPDLRTVVLTSVVDEQFRSRVYSLGVDLFWQKPGSGEEIKHFLDCLESLIGRESQSGFRGVHSKSLVDIIQLECLSQNSTVLKITNGPLVGRIWVQGGEVTDAVTDDLGGEQAFHRILSWRAGNFEALPAEPNHPRTIYSPYQGLLLETAQAHDENHAQHHLEAAPSQAEPGPLGQMSRVPGVEFVLVLKPGGEPAFESRGLENPQPVADWSRDTLEQFRALGERLQAGPLQQLEGLGPQGHVALAHHHDTDFCVGWNQDLTSGQIQESMKKTLALWVS
- a CDS encoding HD domain-containing phosphohydrolase, whose product is MKKILLVDDEQMLLDALRLSLRKQFPIETACGPIAGLAALKNWQDFSVVVSDMRMPEMTGVEFLAKVKEFAPDVVRIMLTANIDQGTAIQAVNEGNVFRFLNKPCTVEELTAAINAGIRQYQLITAEHDLLENTLRGSVKILTEILALADSTAFGHAEKVRDEVRGLCAALKIENSWELEVAALLSHIGFMTIPAETILKFRSGKTLTAPETELFRQIPAMSGRLLSQISRLEGVSKILTYQGKHFDGTGEPADSVRGTALPQGARMLKFLYDLVELETEGTSRSAALALMRTRAGWYDPAILAAYDLPEGQRPGAQSAPSKPALEIDFSQLRVGHVLCADVLTKDGTLIVISGNRITPTLMERLRNFNGLSGISEPILIEG
- a CDS encoding polyprenol monophosphomannose synthase; this translates as MNKTLVIVPTYNERENLPLLAQKLLGLPVAVELLVVDDNSPDGTGKLADELAAKHPQIHVLHRAQKNGLGRAYCAGFTWALEHGYDLIMEMDGDFSHNPDDIPKFLEAAQTADLVLGSRYKNGIRVINWPLRRLMLSTTAAEYVKLITGMPFTDPTGGFKCFRRGALESIDINAIKSNGYSFQIELTHKIWRQGMRVEEVPIIFTDRFHGTSKMSSKIVREALWMVWSLLFQNGLRRSPRVKPAK